A region from the Phycisphaerae bacterium genome encodes:
- the lepA gene encoding elongation factor 4, whose amino-acid sequence MIDRSLIRNFSIVAHIDHGKSTLADRILEHTGAVTKREMRAQFLDDMDLEREMGITIKANRATVEYKHGGKAYMLNLLDTPGHVDFHYEVSRALAACEGVLVLVDATQGVQAQTVANAYLALEADLEIVVVINKIDLPGASPEDVALEVEQVLGLDASQAIFTSAKTGQGIDELLQAVIHRIPPPRGDRKAPLRALIYDAKPDVHRGVICHMRIFDGTFKRGDHVRLMGVEREYIVTEVGKFAPKAKAVDSLSAGEVGYMVAGIKTLADVNIGDTLTHVSRPTDHALPGYQPPQQMVFCDFYPGVGSTTEQLREAMEKLWLSDSSFTYQTVGSDALGIGFRCGFLGLLHMKIIQERLERESDVAVVQTAPTVTYEILMTDGEVIRIESPADLPEMTRVEEIREPHMRVQMIVPADCVGTVMQLSLERRGRQVKTEYLSTTRVMLTYDMPLGEIIYDFYDKLKSCTKGYGTADYELVGFEAGDMVRMDILVNGMPVDALSVIVHRDKAVHRGRKLIARLKKEIDRHQFEIPLQAAVGAKIIARETIRAFRKDVTAKCYGGDITRKRKLLEKQKEGKKRMKMVGNVSIPQEAFMSILSPDDD is encoded by the coding sequence ATGATCGATCGTTCTCTGATTCGCAATTTCAGCATCGTGGCCCACATCGACCACGGGAAGAGCACCCTGGCCGACCGCATCCTCGAACACACCGGTGCGGTCACCAAGCGGGAGATGCGCGCCCAGTTCCTCGACGACATGGATCTCGAGCGGGAAATGGGCATTACCATCAAGGCCAACCGTGCCACCGTCGAGTACAAGCACGGCGGCAAGGCCTACATGCTCAACCTGCTGGACACGCCGGGCCACGTCGACTTCCACTACGAGGTCTCCCGGGCGCTGGCCGCCTGCGAGGGCGTGCTCGTGCTCGTCGACGCCACCCAGGGCGTGCAGGCCCAGACCGTGGCCAACGCCTACCTGGCCCTCGAAGCCGACCTCGAAATCGTCGTGGTCATCAACAAGATCGACCTGCCGGGCGCCTCCCCGGAGGATGTCGCCCTCGAGGTCGAGCAGGTGCTCGGCCTTGACGCCTCACAGGCCATTTTCACGAGCGCCAAGACCGGGCAGGGCATTGATGAACTCCTCCAGGCGGTCATCCACCGCATCCCCCCACCCAGGGGTGACCGCAAGGCCCCCCTTCGGGCCCTCATCTACGATGCCAAACCCGACGTCCATCGCGGGGTCATCTGTCACATGCGTATTTTCGACGGCACGTTCAAGCGTGGCGATCACGTCCGGCTGATGGGGGTCGAGCGGGAGTACATCGTCACAGAAGTCGGCAAGTTCGCCCCGAAGGCCAAAGCCGTGGACTCGCTCAGCGCCGGAGAGGTCGGCTACATGGTCGCGGGGATCAAGACGCTCGCCGACGTGAACATCGGCGACACACTGACCCACGTGTCCCGCCCCACCGATCACGCCCTGCCCGGCTACCAGCCGCCGCAGCAGATGGTCTTCTGCGATTTCTACCCCGGCGTTGGCAGCACCACCGAGCAGCTTCGCGAAGCGATGGAGAAGCTCTGGCTGAGCGACAGCTCGTTCACCTACCAGACCGTCGGCTCGGACGCCCTGGGCATCGGTTTCCGCTGCGGTTTCCTCGGCCTGCTGCACATGAAGATCATCCAGGAGCGGTTGGAACGCGAGAGCGACGTGGCCGTAGTCCAGACCGCCCCCACCGTCACCTACGAAATCCTCATGACGGATGGCGAGGTCATTCGAATCGAGTCTCCGGCCGATCTGCCCGAGATGACCCGCGTCGAGGAAATCCGCGAGCCGCACATGCGTGTGCAAATGATCGTCCCAGCCGACTGTGTGGGGACGGTCATGCAGCTCAGCCTGGAGCGCCGCGGACGGCAGGTGAAGACGGAATACCTGTCCACGACACGGGTCATGCTGACCTATGACATGCCCCTGGGCGAGATCATCTACGACTTCTATGACAAGCTGAAATCCTGCACGAAGGGCTACGGCACGGCCGACTACGAACTCGTCGGCTTCGAGGCCGGCGACATGGTCCGCATGGACATCCTCGTCAACGGCATGCCCGTAGACGCCCTGTCGGTCATCGTCCATCGCGATAAGGCCGTGCACCGCGGTCGCAAGCTCATCGCCAGGCTCAAGAAGGAGATCGACCGCCACCAGTTCGAAATTCCGCTCCAGGCGGCTGTCGGGGCGAAAATCATCGCCCGGGAGACCATCCGCGCCTTCCGCAAGGACGTCACCGCCAAGTGCTACGGCGGCGACATCACCCGCAAGCGCAAGCTGCTGGAGAAACAGAAGGAAGGCAAGAAACGCATGAAGATGGTGGGCAACGTCTCGATCCCGCAGGAGGCGTTCATGTCGATCCTGAGCCCGGATGACGACTAG
- a CDS encoding transglutaminase domain-containing protein, translating to MKRHFTIRACTKWIVFLCPLATQGRAQAGFDPSGDYRISLTRVRRIEARLSTAIRTPNLQPAEWIIEATIPPELPIQRNIDLNVAAYGKELTEQPIEELSDLHRRVLLVRVPQPESGEPALHVTHSYTATLFKRQLVRGRPLAPVSDLDEETRKLFLRSTPTTDWDVPAFLSWLDRAGLRARKDERDLAFAYRAFRTLARDGRYQPDPPHRRPSEVCQSGKTDCGGFSLLLTAVLRANGVPSRTLWGRWAKSQDGSYGQWHVTMEFFARGIGWVPVELTGAITWKGIDIDSCFGRDGGEFIAFHVDPDLIIDTGPFGRQPVPWQQGPVWWVRGKGTTAGAALEDRWVVHDVPSKP from the coding sequence ATGAAACGCCATTTCACAATCCGGGCGTGCACGAAGTGGATCGTTTTCCTTTGCCCCTTGGCGACGCAAGGCCGCGCACAAGCCGGGTTCGATCCCTCGGGCGATTACCGAATCTCGCTGACCCGGGTCCGGCGTATCGAAGCCAGGCTGTCCACGGCGATTCGCACGCCGAACCTGCAACCGGCCGAGTGGATCATTGAAGCTACCATTCCTCCTGAATTGCCTATCCAGCGTAACATCGACCTGAATGTGGCTGCATACGGCAAAGAGCTGACCGAGCAGCCCATCGAAGAACTCAGTGACCTGCACCGACGCGTTCTACTCGTACGAGTCCCTCAACCGGAGAGTGGTGAACCTGCACTTCATGTAACGCACTCGTACACCGCTACGCTTTTCAAGCGACAGCTCGTCCGGGGCCGACCACTCGCGCCTGTATCCGATCTTGATGAGGAAACACGCAAGTTATTCCTCCGGTCTACGCCCACGACAGATTGGGACGTCCCCGCTTTCCTGTCGTGGCTGGATCGCGCCGGACTGAGAGCCAGGAAGGACGAGCGGGATTTGGCCTTTGCCTACCGTGCTTTCCGCACCTTGGCCCGCGATGGCCGGTATCAACCGGATCCCCCGCACCGCCGCCCGTCTGAAGTCTGCCAGTCTGGCAAGACCGACTGCGGAGGCTTTTCCCTGCTCCTGACGGCCGTGCTCCGAGCGAACGGCGTTCCCTCACGAACGCTCTGGGGCCGGTGGGCCAAGTCGCAAGACGGTAGCTACGGCCAATGGCACGTGACCATGGAATTCTTCGCCCGGGGAATCGGCTGGGTCCCGGTGGAACTTACCGGGGCGATTACCTGGAAGGGAATCGACATCGATAGTTGTTTCGGTCGGGACGGCGGCGAATTCATTGCGTTTCACGTCGACCCGGACCTGATCATCGACACCGGTCCCTTCGGGCGCCAGCCCGTTCCCTGGCAGCAAGGACCCGTCTGGTGGGTCCGAGGCAAAGGAACCACGGCCGGGGCTGCTCTCGAAGACCGCTGGGTCGTGCACGACGTTCCCTCCAAACCGTAG
- a CDS encoding AI-2E family transporter, whose amino-acid sequence MTSESKPYTFDRVVRLVISGLVLAGLFFLLRYLSDVLIPFALAVILAYLLNPVVNLFERRAGRGLSVALTLAIVAVAVCTVLAVVVPLGLQQFSRFQRDLVKLRDDFAASLPAAASAATVSGEESVPGGQRGPAGEGVDQTQAKTTLGWKELLTGWHEYRASAGEKPRPERLAELQKAISGTVIGHALEAGIRYTGSAEFSQLVLEMARRVVSGGITVLNFGVEILLAATGIVIVLIYLVFLLLDYPGYARDWEAFLPPGYRDSIVEFTGEFRDVMGKYFRGQAVVAATVGVLFAVGFSIIGLPMAVLFGLFVGLLNMVPYLQTVAIVPGLILAVLRSIEHESSFLVSVLLLLAVFAVVQMLQDAVLTPRILGKTTGLRPVAILLGLFVWGKLLGFLGLLLAIPFTCLFIAYYRRIVLRQSGPLSGGARGSPAHA is encoded by the coding sequence GTGACCTCGGAATCGAAACCGTACACATTCGATCGCGTTGTCCGTTTGGTCATTTCCGGGCTGGTTCTGGCCGGACTGTTCTTTCTGTTGCGCTACTTATCCGACGTACTGATTCCCTTTGCACTGGCGGTGATCCTGGCATACCTGCTCAATCCGGTGGTGAACCTCTTCGAACGCCGGGCGGGGCGGGGATTGTCGGTGGCGTTGACGCTGGCCATTGTGGCCGTGGCGGTCTGCACGGTGCTGGCGGTCGTGGTGCCCCTGGGGTTGCAGCAATTCTCGCGATTCCAGCGGGACCTGGTCAAACTCCGGGACGACTTCGCGGCGTCACTCCCCGCCGCCGCGTCGGCAGCGACGGTCTCGGGGGAGGAATCCGTGCCCGGCGGTCAACGCGGACCGGCTGGCGAAGGCGTGGATCAAACCCAAGCCAAAACGACGCTGGGTTGGAAAGAGCTGCTCACCGGCTGGCACGAATACCGGGCATCGGCGGGGGAGAAGCCGCGGCCGGAACGACTCGCCGAATTGCAGAAAGCGATCAGCGGAACCGTCATCGGACATGCTTTGGAGGCGGGCATCCGATACACCGGTTCGGCGGAGTTCAGCCAACTCGTCTTGGAGATGGCCCGGCGGGTTGTTTCCGGCGGGATAACGGTGCTGAACTTCGGCGTGGAGATCCTCCTGGCGGCGACCGGGATCGTCATCGTGCTCATCTACCTGGTCTTCCTCCTGTTGGATTACCCCGGATATGCCCGGGACTGGGAGGCGTTTCTGCCGCCGGGCTATCGCGATTCGATCGTGGAGTTCACCGGGGAATTTCGCGACGTAATGGGCAAGTACTTCCGCGGTCAGGCGGTTGTGGCGGCCACGGTGGGTGTGCTGTTCGCCGTGGGGTTTTCGATTATCGGGCTTCCCATGGCCGTATTGTTTGGACTCTTCGTGGGGCTGCTGAACATGGTCCCATACCTGCAAACGGTGGCCATTGTTCCCGGACTGATCCTGGCCGTCCTGCGTTCCATCGAGCATGAATCGAGCTTCCTGGTCTCCGTTCTCCTCCTGTTGGCCGTTTTCGCGGTGGTCCAGATGCTTCAGGATGCCGTGCTCACACCGCGCATCCTGGGCAAGACGACGGGCCTGCGCCCGGTGGCAATCCTGCTGGGCCTGTTTGTCTGGGGGAAGCTGCTGGGATTCCTGGGGCTGCTGCTGGCGATTCCGTTCACCTGCCTGTTCATCGCCTATTATCGGCGGATCGTGCTGAGGCAAAGCGGTCCGCTGAGCGGGGGTGCCAGAGGCAGCCCTGCACATGCCTGA
- the paaJ gene encoding phenylacetate-CoA oxygenase subunit PaaJ has product MGEAGRTSSPTTGTGNSPRVIRAWQALETVADPEIPVINVVEMGMIADVRESDAGIVVDLTPTFAGCPAIDLIRTEIRRAVRDAGESDVTVCVVFDPPWTSDRITEEGRQKLKDFGLAPPSAKSCGGPQASALEAVPCPHCGSVETEMESLFGPTLCRSIHYCQECRQSFEHFKEV; this is encoded by the coding sequence ATGGGCGAAGCAGGCAGGACATCATCGCCGACAACCGGGACAGGAAATTCTCCGCGTGTCATCCGCGCGTGGCAGGCCCTGGAGACGGTCGCCGACCCCGAGATTCCCGTCATCAACGTAGTCGAGATGGGGATGATCGCCGACGTGCGCGAATCCGACGCCGGCATCGTCGTCGATCTTACGCCGACGTTTGCGGGGTGCCCGGCGATCGATTTGATCCGCACCGAAATCCGCCGGGCGGTTCGGGACGCGGGCGAATCCGATGTCACGGTTTGCGTGGTGTTCGATCCTCCGTGGACGTCGGACCGGATCACCGAGGAGGGGCGGCAGAAGCTGAAAGACTTCGGTCTGGCCCCGCCCTCTGCCAAGTCCTGCGGCGGCCCGCAGGCGTCGGCGCTCGAGGCCGTCCCGTGTCCGCACTGCGGATCGGTCGAGACGGAGATGGAGTCACTCTTCGGCCCGACGCTCTGCCGCTCGATCCACTACTGCCAAGAATGCCGGCAATCGTTCGAGCATTTCAAGGAAGTCTAA
- the paaC gene encoding phenylacetate-CoA oxygenase subunit PaaC has product MNRSAVIDLLYRLADDALIIGHRDSEWTGLAPILEEDIAFSSMAQDEMGHALMYYQLLHELGEPEPDTLAFNRRARDFKCCGLVCLPNKRDWAFCTVRKFLFDAAESVRLAALSESAYAPLAQLARKLRSEKKYHLMHDRAWVVKLGESTEDGRQRMQKALDFAYPHALGMFEPTESDEPLAQAGICPRERELCSQWASAVAPVLKKAGLRVNENARPVYGGRVGRHPEALAELLESMQMVYQIDPSANW; this is encoded by the coding sequence ATGAATCGCTCGGCGGTGATCGATCTTCTCTACCGCCTGGCCGACGATGCCCTCATCATCGGTCATCGCGATTCGGAGTGGACCGGGCTCGCGCCCATTCTGGAAGAGGACATCGCGTTTTCGTCGATGGCGCAGGACGAGATGGGGCACGCCCTCATGTACTACCAGTTGCTCCACGAGCTGGGCGAGCCCGAACCGGATACACTGGCGTTCAACCGCCGGGCGCGGGATTTCAAGTGCTGTGGTCTGGTTTGTCTGCCGAATAAGCGGGATTGGGCATTCTGCACGGTCCGCAAGTTTCTCTTCGATGCGGCCGAGTCCGTTCGACTGGCGGCGCTGTCAGAAAGTGCTTATGCCCCCCTGGCGCAACTGGCTCGGAAGCTCCGCTCGGAAAAAAAATACCACCTGATGCACGATCGTGCATGGGTGGTCAAACTGGGCGAATCAACGGAGGACGGACGACAGCGGATGCAGAAGGCCCTCGACTTCGCCTATCCCCACGCCCTGGGCATGTTCGAGCCCACCGAAAGTGACGAACCCCTGGCACAGGCGGGCATCTGCCCGCGGGAGCGCGAGTTGTGCAGCCAGTGGGCGTCGGCCGTCGCCCCGGTACTCAAGAAAGCCGGGCTGCGCGTCAACGAGAACGCCCGTCCCGTTTACGGTGGGCGCGTGGGACGCCACCCGGAAGCGCTGGCCGAATTGCTCGAAAGCATGCAAATGGTTTACCAGATCGACCCTTCAGCCAATTGGTAG
- the paaB gene encoding 1,2-phenylacetyl-CoA epoxidase subunit B, which produces MTDSQWPVFEVFHQQVRGEPHIHVGSVHAPDAEMALVVAKEQYARRQACVNLWVVPAEAIYASNYEDADMFEHVTDKSYRESWGYKTPKTISRHEGTKARRHEGEDQASGDAIRQQATGNSQREEAT; this is translated from the coding sequence ATGACTGATTCTCAATGGCCCGTATTTGAAGTCTTCCACCAGCAGGTGCGGGGCGAGCCGCACATTCACGTCGGCTCGGTTCACGCCCCCGATGCGGAGATGGCACTGGTCGTTGCCAAGGAGCAGTACGCCCGACGGCAAGCGTGTGTGAACCTCTGGGTTGTTCCGGCCGAGGCGATTTACGCCAGCAACTACGAGGACGCCGACATGTTCGAGCACGTGACGGACAAGAGCTATCGCGAATCGTGGGGATACAAGACACCGAAGACCATAAGCAGGCACGAAGGCACGAAGGCGCGGAGGCACGAAGGAGAAGACCAGGCAAGTGGAGATGCGATCCGGCAACAGGCAACGGGCAACAGTCAACGGGAAGAAGCGACGTAG
- a CDS encoding retropepsin-like domain-containing protein, whose translation MMTTLALTFVSLGVSFTTGSDAVGSGTFDYNNGLVFVRGQANGSNGALCLLDTGANVSAIDTELAEKLGLEAIRNTEVVGTAGSVPAVLVGLESLEILGARVGPLEITRRDIHHGATPGGTRLGMIVGYDFLKHFAATIDFRRQRIALLDEPPRCDTWVPMDCGEGIPKLNVTLHGKVKSALRMDTGASLFATDDVYINITEGNWKEIQGVDPGLHPKGTLTASGVGGELRLQVVPLAALELDSLRIEKPFAIVQPRQGYFARPDAVGFFGNNLLEKFDPITLDYRSNRLGLHCAKP comes from the coding sequence ATGATGACAACGCTCGCTCTGACGTTTGTCTCACTTGGAGTATCATTCACAACGGGATCCGACGCCGTCGGCTCTGGAACCTTCGACTACAATAATGGCCTTGTTTTCGTGAGGGGCCAAGCAAACGGCAGTAACGGTGCACTTTGCCTGCTCGATACCGGTGCGAATGTGTCGGCGATCGACACAGAGTTGGCTGAGAAGCTCGGACTCGAGGCGATTCGAAATACCGAGGTAGTCGGTACAGCCGGGTCAGTTCCCGCGGTATTGGTTGGTCTGGAGTCGCTCGAGATCCTCGGTGCTCGAGTCGGACCATTGGAGATCACGAGGAGGGACATCCACCATGGCGCAACGCCGGGCGGAACGCGGCTGGGAATGATCGTCGGGTACGATTTCCTGAAGCACTTCGCTGCGACCATCGACTTTCGCCGGCAGAGAATTGCACTCCTCGATGAACCACCTCGGTGTGATACATGGGTACCGATGGATTGCGGCGAAGGCATCCCGAAACTAAATGTGACGCTGCACGGCAAGGTCAAGTCGGCCCTGCGTATGGACACCGGAGCCAGCCTCTTTGCCACGGATGACGTGTACATCAACATTACGGAGGGCAACTGGAAGGAGATTCAGGGGGTCGATCCCGGGCTTCATCCGAAGGGAACCCTTACTGCGTCCGGCGTGGGCGGCGAGTTACGACTACAGGTCGTGCCTCTGGCGGCACTGGAACTTGACTCTTTGCGGATCGAGAAACCATTTGCCATTGTTCAACCTCGTCAGGGTTACTTCGCCCGTCCCGATGCAGTAGGTTTCTTTGGCAACAACTTACTTGAGAAATTCGACCCGATTACGTTGGACTACCGGAGCAACCGTCTCGGCCTGCATTGCGCCAAGCCATGA
- the paaA gene encoding 1,2-phenylacetyl-CoA epoxidase subunit A has protein sequence METAKAGELGLENDRRLAEFEARINRGEKIEPKDWMPEAYRDQLIRLIHVHANSEICGALPEGKWIPHAPTFKRKLALCAKVQDEVGHAQLLYRAAETLGPSREQMVEELISGKSKFSNVFHYPAETWADVAVIAWLIDAAAIINQTMMAEGSYGPYARALKRICYEEAFHMKHGYEMCVVLAGGTAKQKAMLQDALNRWWAPIMMFHGPSDKESKHTTLLVRWKIKLKTNDEQRQQFLRQFVPKIFDLGLTVPDPNLRYDEATASWLYTEPDWSEFKRVVNGGGPVTHERIAVRRMAHEDGQWVREALAAAAAKRAVPMPS, from the coding sequence ATGGAAACTGCAAAGGCCGGCGAGCTCGGATTGGAGAACGACCGCCGCCTGGCCGAGTTCGAGGCGCGGATCAATCGCGGGGAGAAGATCGAGCCGAAGGATTGGATGCCGGAGGCCTATCGCGACCAACTTATCCGTTTGATCCACGTCCACGCCAACAGCGAAATCTGCGGAGCGCTGCCCGAGGGAAAGTGGATTCCGCACGCGCCGACGTTCAAGCGAAAGCTCGCCCTTTGCGCAAAAGTGCAGGACGAGGTTGGCCACGCGCAGCTCCTCTACCGCGCGGCCGAGACGCTTGGACCTTCGCGCGAGCAGATGGTCGAGGAGCTGATCTCTGGGAAGTCAAAGTTCTCCAACGTATTCCACTATCCGGCGGAGACGTGGGCGGACGTCGCCGTGATCGCCTGGCTGATCGATGCTGCGGCGATCATCAACCAGACGATGATGGCCGAGGGCTCGTACGGGCCTTATGCCCGGGCGCTGAAGCGGATCTGCTACGAAGAGGCCTTCCACATGAAGCACGGCTACGAGATGTGCGTTGTGCTGGCGGGCGGAACGGCGAAGCAGAAGGCGATGTTGCAGGACGCGTTGAATCGCTGGTGGGCGCCGATCATGATGTTCCACGGGCCTTCGGACAAGGAATCGAAGCACACGACGCTGCTGGTCCGCTGGAAGATCAAACTCAAGACCAACGACGAGCAGCGTCAGCAGTTTCTGCGGCAGTTCGTGCCCAAGATCTTCGACCTGGGGCTGACCGTTCCCGACCCGAACCTGCGCTACGACGAAGCAACGGCGAGCTGGCTCTACACCGAGCCGGACTGGAGCGAGTTCAAGCGCGTGGTGAACGGCGGCGGACCCGTGACGCACGAGCGGATCGCGGTTCGCCGCATGGCCCATGAGGACGGGCAATGGGTGCGCGAGGCGCTGGCGGCCGCGGCGGCAAAACGGGCGGTACCGATGCCGAGTTGA
- a CDS encoding TetR family transcriptional regulator, whose amino-acid sequence MSEATIQRREEVLAAAERLFAEHGFQATSVRDIAETLNLQPGSLYAHIESKDDLLWETLNSAADRFFKAVDPIVKSPLVPLEKLRKVMVAHVKVVTGNLSAAAVYSTEWRHLSPDRRRAFAERRDAYEEIVRGLVRDCIHEGTFAAVDEKFATLLILSSINWVYQWYRPEGPMSPEEIARTLTEMIFNGLRRGQT is encoded by the coding sequence ATGTCCGAGGCGACGATCCAGCGCAGGGAAGAGGTTCTGGCGGCAGCCGAGCGCCTTTTCGCCGAACACGGGTTCCAGGCCACAAGTGTCCGCGACATCGCCGAAACGCTGAATCTCCAGCCCGGCAGTCTCTACGCCCACATCGAGAGTAAGGACGACTTGCTTTGGGAAACGCTGAACAGCGCGGCCGATCGCTTCTTCAAGGCGGTTGACCCCATCGTGAAGTCGCCGCTCGTCCCCCTGGAGAAGCTGCGGAAGGTCATGGTGGCGCACGTGAAGGTCGTGACGGGGAACCTGTCGGCCGCGGCGGTCTACTCGACCGAATGGCGGCACCTGAGCCCGGATCGGCGCCGCGCCTTCGCCGAGAGGCGCGACGCGTATGAGGAAATCGTGCGGGGCCTCGTGCGCGATTGCATCCACGAGGGCACGTTCGCCGCGGTGGACGAGAAGTTCGCCACACTGCTCATCCTCTCGTCCATCAATTGGGTGTACCAGTGGTATCGGCCCGAGGGTCCGATGTCGCCGGAAGAGATCGCCCGGACGCTGACGGAAATGATCTTCAACGGGTTGCGGCGGGGGCAGACGTAG
- the xerD gene encoding site-specific tyrosine recombinase XerD, whose amino-acid sequence MLLAAPPPKPANVPAPLVKRFLDYIFLECGLSGETVTAYKRDLREFWNDLVDHDVEPSEITIEDVQRHLMRLHERGLSLASVSRHFAAIKVFLRYLHAERILRRDVASLMESPRRWRNIPDALGYDQIDALLSAPRLADEFYYRDRALLELLYATGMRVSELAALRIEEINLKLGYVRCFGKGRKERIVPMGQAAIEAVTDYLEVLRPRLTNDRPTSALFLSRTGRPLDRTNVWRVVRKYARAAGLTQGRVSPHILRHSFATHLLAGGADLRIVQELLGHASVTTTQVYTHVDESQLKNVHRMYHPRQ is encoded by the coding sequence ATGCTTTTAGCAGCTCCGCCCCCCAAGCCGGCCAATGTACCGGCCCCGTTGGTCAAGCGTTTTCTTGATTACATCTTCCTGGAGTGCGGGCTGTCGGGTGAAACCGTCACGGCATACAAGCGCGACCTCAGGGAATTCTGGAACGATCTCGTCGATCATGACGTCGAACCGTCCGAAATCACGATCGAGGACGTACAACGTCACCTGATGCGCCTTCATGAGCGAGGCCTGTCTCTCGCCTCCGTCTCCCGCCATTTTGCTGCCATCAAGGTCTTTCTCCGCTACCTTCACGCCGAGCGCATTCTGCGCCGCGACGTTGCGTCCCTCATGGAATCGCCGCGCCGCTGGCGGAACATTCCCGATGCGCTCGGATACGACCAGATCGACGCGCTGCTTTCCGCGCCCCGCCTGGCCGACGAATTCTATTACCGCGATCGCGCGTTATTGGAACTTCTCTACGCCACGGGTATGCGCGTCAGCGAACTGGCCGCGCTGCGTATCGAGGAAATCAATCTCAAGCTGGGCTACGTGCGCTGTTTTGGGAAGGGCCGCAAGGAGCGGATCGTTCCCATGGGGCAGGCGGCCATTGAAGCCGTCACGGACTATCTGGAAGTCCTTCGCCCCCGCCTGACGAACGACCGACCCACCTCCGCACTTTTCCTTTCCCGCACCGGCCGACCCCTCGATCGAACCAATGTCTGGCGTGTCGTTCGCAAGTACGCCCGCGCCGCAGGACTCACGCAGGGCCGCGTCTCCCCCCACATCCTCCGCCATTCCTTTGCCACGCATCTGCTGGCAGGCGGAGCCGATCTTCGCATCGTGCAGGAGCTTCTCGGCCACGCCAGCGTCACGACGACGCAGGTCTACACGCACGTCGATGAGTCCCAGCTCAAGAACGTCCACCGCATGTACCACCCCCGGCAATAG
- a CDS encoding radical SAM protein gives MSEALRVVHRSGIDRLAEIVQHSNSPTCPRGMLEINPAFGCQFRCAYCGIYALEKEYFGDVIVYDDYPAYLDRWLHEHAADVGRHYFYFSAKTECLQPALVESGITLEILRILREHGARYFLVTKAGLPPADIRAPLTNARDINQVIISATFPDEAWRGLFEPGADSIDARLAFAEWCVRENIFVTASCCPVLPIDDRSYLKETISRFAAAGVKHFYFDFARLTRDAISNFVQLLPEHQGAIELHYFAKDAQVTQWHMPHRDKTVDKFQPPLPYMLTSFEELAAIVREIAPEATVSVCNHFATPHTLPGYNEGARAECISCIGHRFAG, from the coding sequence GTGTCGGAAGCGCTTCGCGTTGTTCATCGATCGGGAATTGACCGCCTGGCGGAGATTGTCCAGCACAGCAACAGTCCCACGTGTCCGCGGGGGATGCTGGAGATCAACCCGGCGTTCGGCTGTCAGTTTCGCTGCGCCTATTGCGGAATCTACGCGCTCGAAAAGGAATACTTCGGGGACGTCATCGTCTACGACGACTACCCGGCGTACCTGGATCGCTGGCTGCACGAGCACGCCGCCGACGTCGGCCGCCATTACTTCTACTTCTCGGCCAAGACCGAGTGCCTCCAGCCGGCGCTCGTGGAAAGCGGCATCACGCTGGAAATTCTGCGGATCCTCCGCGAACACGGCGCTCGGTACTTCCTGGTGACCAAGGCGGGTTTGCCGCCGGCGGATATTCGTGCACCCCTGACGAATGCGCGGGATATCAACCAGGTCATTATCAGCGCGACATTTCCCGACGAGGCGTGGCGAGGCTTGTTCGAGCCCGGTGCCGATTCGATCGACGCGCGACTGGCATTCGCCGAGTGGTGCGTCCGGGAGAACATCTTTGTTACGGCGAGCTGCTGCCCGGTGCTGCCCATCGACGATCGCAGCTATCTGAAGGAGACCATCTCGCGATTCGCGGCGGCCGGCGTGAAGCACTTCTATTTCGACTTTGCCCGTCTGACGCGCGATGCCATCAGCAACTTTGTCCAATTGCTCCCCGAGCACCAGGGCGCCATTGAACTGCACTATTTCGCCAAGGACGCCCAGGTCACCCAATGGCACATGCCGCATCGCGACAAGACCGTCGACAAGTTCCAGCCGCCGCTACCCTACATGCTGACGTCGTTTGAGGAACTTGCGGCCATTGTCAGGGAGATTGCGCCGGAAGCGACCGTCAGTGTCTGCAACCATTTCGCTACGCCGCATACGCTGCCGGGTTACAACGAGGGTGCCCGCGCCGAGTGCATCTCCTGCATCGGCCACCGGTTTGCGGGCTAA